The Fructilactobacillus ixorae genome has a window encoding:
- a CDS encoding helix-turn-helix domain-containing protein: MIRLKLKNPERLREQIALNGFTLSTFAKNINSSPDYLGKIIHGKVNPGPNLARKIATGIGLKQMIFFC; the protein is encoded by the coding sequence ATGATCAGATTAAAATTAAAAAATCCAGAAAGACTGAGAGAGCAAATTGCTCTTAACGGCTTTACGTTAAGTACCTTTGCAAAAAATATTAATTCTAGCCCGGATTATCTAGGTAAAATCATTCATGGCAAAGTCAATCCAGGACCTAATCTGGCACGCAAAATTGCAACTGGAATCGGGTTAAAACAGATGATATTTTTTTGCTGA
- a CDS encoding aspartate/glutamate racemase family protein, with translation MQDFFTILGGMGTEATEAYIHLLNERTPAHSDQEYLNYLLVNHATIPDRTAFIVEPETAPNPLIPLAEDVRQQSQLGPEFFALPCNTAHYFYKQLQALTDIPILHMPHLAIAAVAAKFPTARRVGLIATDGTLKDQVYELPIKAAGYEFVMPTPAIAAETMTLIYDDVKAQNHVNPDRYHHILQQMVDGLGCDVVILGCTEISVAEQRAGNAGFPVIDAQGELVDESIRLALAARNRNQSG, from the coding sequence ATGCAAGATTTTTTTACGATTTTAGGGGGAATGGGGACCGAGGCAACGGAAGCCTACATTCACTTATTGAATGAAAGAACCCCGGCGCATTCTGACCAGGAGTATTTAAACTATCTTTTGGTCAATCACGCCACAATTCCCGATCGGACGGCTTTTATTGTTGAGCCTGAAACGGCCCCGAATCCGTTAATTCCATTGGCAGAGGACGTCCGCCAGCAAAGTCAACTGGGACCAGAATTCTTTGCGTTGCCATGTAACACGGCTCACTATTTTTACAAGCAACTGCAGGCCTTAACCGACATTCCAATTCTTCACATGCCGCACCTAGCCATTGCGGCGGTGGCGGCGAAATTTCCGACGGCACGCCGGGTGGGATTAATCGCTACGGATGGAACTTTGAAGGACCAAGTTTATGAACTCCCCATCAAAGCAGCCGGATACGAGTTTGTAATGCCAACGCCCGCCATTGCGGCGGAAACGATGACGTTAATTTATGATGACGTGAAGGCGCAGAATCACGTGAATCCAGACCGGTATCACCATATCTTGCAGCAGATGGTGGATGGGTTAGGGTGTGACGTCGTGATTTTAGGGTGCACCGAGATTTCGGTTGCCGAACAACGTGCTGGTAACGCTGGCTTTCCGGTGATCGATGCTCAGGGAGAACTTGTTGATGAATCAATTCGTCTGGCTTTGGCTGCCCGCAACCGAAACCAATCAGGATAA
- a CDS encoding fluoride efflux transporter FluC, giving the protein MESLLVFIGGIIGGGLRIGFTDLLPAIGFPYVTLLINLVGAFILPIWNNYWAIKWHCQPTLRKGIGVGVIGSFTTFSGIMLDSSHLIMNHQFQSLLIYLAITIVGGFLLAVLGYQWSNRLREQEGI; this is encoded by the coding sequence ATGGAAAGTTTACTGGTCTTTATTGGAGGAATCATTGGCGGTGGTCTGCGCATTGGGTTCACCGATCTCCTGCCTGCCATTGGTTTTCCCTATGTAACGCTGCTAATTAACCTCGTCGGGGCCTTTATACTACCAATTTGGAACAATTACTGGGCCATTAAATGGCATTGTCAGCCGACCCTACGCAAGGGAATTGGCGTGGGCGTCATTGGTTCCTTTACGACCTTTTCTGGAATCATGTTGGACAGTAGTCATCTCATCATGAACCACCAGTTTCAGTCATTACTGATTTATCTGGCAATCACCATCGTTGGCGGCTTCTTGTTAGCCGTCCTTGGTTACCAGTGGTCAAATCGATTACGCGAACAGGAGGGAATTTAA
- a CDS encoding MarR family winged helix-turn-helix transcriptional regulator, whose product MKTENEKQQENNVYLSNEELDDIKSQLCFAIYSTNKKFNHFYQEVLKNFGLTYPQYLVMIVLWEYSPITVHQLGQSIDLDSGTLTPLLKRLGKKGWITKHRSTEDERVVNVSLTPYAEEMRDKIRDHVADVFKVLGLDKDDVNEAMEGLYSISKKLDELDSTQLN is encoded by the coding sequence ATGAAAACAGAAAACGAAAAACAACAAGAAAATAACGTTTATTTGTCTAACGAAGAATTAGATGACATCAAGAGTCAACTATGCTTTGCAATTTATAGTACCAATAAAAAGTTTAATCATTTTTACCAAGAAGTTTTGAAAAACTTTGGGTTGACGTATCCACAATACCTAGTAATGATCGTGTTGTGGGAATACTCACCAATCACGGTGCATCAACTGGGTCAAAGCATTGACTTGGATAGTGGAACGTTGACGCCCTTGTTGAAACGCTTGGGCAAAAAAGGTTGGATTACTAAACACCGTTCTACAGAAGACGAACGAGTGGTGAACGTTTCTTTAACTCCATACGCGGAAGAAATGCGAGATAAGATTCGTGACCACGTTGCCGACGTCTTTAAGGTTTTAGGTTTGGATAAAGACGATGTGAACGAAGCAATGGAAGGGCTCTACAGCATTTCGAAGAAACTCGATGAGCTAGACTCTACCCAGTTAAATTAA
- a CDS encoding helix-turn-helix domain-containing protein has translation MVNSCNDKSFGQKLRDIRKSKGFSIRQVAMQAGTSNPYLSQVENGKRSIPKPSTLRKIAKGLRIPESEIFKMAGLDTQNNPTNLTRIATSDMVSIPIIGEIACGKPITAVENVSGHMLLPKNLVKGGDYFILKCVGKSMQPTIMNGSEVLIREQPDVESGEIAAVLLDDDTTATLKRVKKTKNSVILMPDNPDFEPIILNEDKQGRIIGLVKMEMKMF, from the coding sequence ATGGTAAATAGTTGTAATGATAAGTCTTTCGGGCAAAAGCTAAGAGATATACGTAAATCAAAGGGTTTTTCTATTCGACAAGTTGCTATGCAAGCTGGTACTTCCAACCCGTACTTATCACAGGTTGAAAATGGGAAAAGAAGCATTCCGAAACCTTCAACATTGCGTAAAATAGCTAAAGGATTGAGAATTCCTGAAAGTGAAATATTTAAAATGGCTGGCTTAGATACACAAAACAATCCTACTAATCTAACGAGGATTGCTACTTCTGATATGGTTAGCATTCCAATAATTGGAGAAATCGCTTGCGGCAAACCAATTACAGCCGTTGAAAATGTCAGCGGTCACATGTTGCTACCTAAGAATCTAGTTAAAGGTGGTGACTACTTCATCCTCAAGTGCGTTGGAAAAAGCATGCAGCCAACGATTATGAATGGTTCGGAGGTTCTTATCCGAGAGCAACCTGATGTTGAAAGCGGCGAAATAGCTGCTGTTCTTCTTGATGATGACACAACCGCAACTCTCAAACGTGTAAAAAAGACTAAAAATAGTGTCATCCTCATGCCAGATAACCCGGACTTTGAGCCTATTATCCTCAATGAGGATAAACAGGGTCGAATTATTGGATTAGTAAAAATGGAAATGAAAATGTTTTAA
- a CDS encoding UDP-N-acetylmuramoyl-L-alanyl-D-glutamate--2,6-diaminopimelate ligase has product MMLSTVEIINLLQEHQLLQEVRGTDNQATFRYVSYDSRDVQANTLFFCKGNFKPAYLTTAIAAGATGLVTEQPQIADPELTEFVVTDVQKAMALLAAAFFAFPQNELELFAITGTKGKTTTAYFLREAINAATNGKTALFSTVNTILGPEPEDTFKSALTTPESLDLFKNMRTAVDRGMRFLVMEVSSQAYLKNRVYNLAFNYGSFLNISPDHVGENEHPTFANYLHCKEQLVINSRHVVINAATNHFQDVYFAAKATTAPENLYLYARNGTQTELPVQLDFTFDSEADTLTDNEIYLRSLTNHAQALHLDGKYQIGIPGDYNETNAVDAIINAGLAGFTRKQLLAGLATTQIPGRMERYVSADHGTIYVDYAHNYASTKALLQFLKSQAPTGKTIAVVGSPGNKGIDRREGFGKALSEEADVAILTTDDPGFEDPLMIAKAIDQHIKHDRVQVYYELDRKKAIQKAIQMGTPNDIIVVLGKGQDPYQKVNGVDLPYPTDSTIVQQLLDADAGQD; this is encoded by the coding sequence TTGATGTTGAGCACGGTGGAAATTATTAACTTATTACAAGAACACCAATTATTGCAGGAAGTGCGGGGGACCGACAACCAGGCTACGTTTAGATACGTTAGCTATGATTCTCGGGACGTCCAAGCGAACACGCTTTTTTTTTGTAAGGGAAACTTCAAACCCGCTTACCTAACCACGGCAATTGCTGCGGGGGCAACTGGGCTTGTCACGGAGCAACCCCAAATCGCGGATCCGGAGCTCACAGAATTCGTGGTGACGGACGTACAAAAGGCGATGGCCCTGTTAGCAGCGGCCTTCTTTGCTTTCCCGCAAAACGAGTTAGAGCTCTTTGCAATTACGGGGACCAAGGGGAAAACCACCACGGCCTACTTTCTGCGTGAAGCAATTAACGCTGCGACCAACGGCAAAACGGCTTTGTTTTCAACGGTCAACACGATCCTAGGACCAGAGCCAGAAGATACGTTTAAATCAGCATTAACGACCCCGGAATCCTTAGATTTATTTAAGAACATGCGCACAGCCGTAGACCGGGGAATGCGCTTTTTAGTGATGGAAGTGTCCTCCCAGGCGTACTTAAAAAATCGGGTTTATAATTTAGCCTTTAACTACGGGTCATTTTTAAATATTTCCCCGGACCACGTCGGTGAAAACGAACATCCGACGTTTGCAAACTACCTACACTGCAAGGAACAACTCGTGATCAACTCGCGCCACGTGGTGATTAATGCAGCAACTAACCATTTCCAGGACGTTTACTTTGCGGCGAAAGCGACGACTGCCCCTGAGAATTTGTATTTATACGCCAGAAACGGGACGCAGACCGAGTTACCGGTTCAGTTGGACTTCACCTTTGACAGTGAAGCGGACACCTTAACGGACAACGAAATTTACCTGCGAAGTTTGACCAACCACGCCCAGGCGCTTCACTTAGATGGTAAGTATCAAATTGGAATTCCGGGTGATTATAACGAAACGAACGCCGTCGATGCGATTATTAATGCGGGGTTGGCGGGCTTTACCCGAAAACAACTATTAGCGGGACTGGCAACCACTCAGATTCCAGGGCGGATGGAACGCTACGTTAGTGCCGACCATGGGACCATTTACGTCGACTATGCCCATAACTATGCAAGTACCAAAGCCCTGTTGCAATTCTTAAAGAGCCAGGCACCCACCGGGAAAACGATTGCAGTAGTTGGAAGCCCTGGTAATAAGGGGATTGATCGCCGCGAAGGATTTGGTAAAGCTTTGAGTGAAGAGGCGGACGTGGCAATTTTAACGACCGATGATCCGGGTTTTGAAGACCCCCTAATGATTGCTAAAGCCATTGATCAGCACATTAAGCACGACCGGGTTCAAGTTTATTATGAACTCGATCGTAAAAAGGCGATTCAAAAAGCAATCCAGATGGGGACCCCAAATGATATAATTGTGGTTCTAGGTAAGGGACAAGATCCTTACCAAAAAGTTAACGGCGTTGATCTTCCTTATCCAACTGATTCAACGATCGTGCAACAATTGCTTGACGCGGACGCTGGGCAGGACTAA
- a CDS encoding exonuclease domain-containing protein — protein sequence MNDTPMFINLENKNNGKIKQVKIGYSWTTLFFGPIPALIQSFWTWFWIVLVTDIVLFYPTIILGTIIANAIFAAYINKKHVIYLLNKGWQPSDKNSENIIKNSYSLPIRKNIKTKEQKNKQHDDFNPNKENPPEKIDSNINRNKEGIVKPSENEIKDIKLNSSSQKSIQQEETKPNNHSSDQSEKNINEIKRSPSNVKIHRRWKPYYNYMVLDIETTGLNPVDNDIIQISAIRYIDDKPVKTFNHYVQPQNDEISPKIYSLTGISNDDVKSGLSLNDALTELEVFYNSNMKPAIIGHNIDFDITFLTQKGVNISEITIEDTLLMAKQAQKDLSLPNNKLETLKDYFGIKNGSHNSLNDVKTTAIVYQKLRDKGYKPKKITTKKSSENKSNPYGYYMRSKVTKSSAIGQAILEKSNKSAKKLNDLNFAITGNLFELSRDDAKKAIENKGGIFKSGMSSKVNYLVVGVEDKNVVGEDGKSTKMRKAEELIAKGYPIKMINEDQFLELLK from the coding sequence TTGAACGATACACCTATGTTTATAAACTTAGAAAACAAAAATAATGGGAAAATAAAACAAGTTAAAATCGGGTATTCGTGGACTACTTTATTTTTTGGACCAATACCTGCTTTAATTCAAAGTTTTTGGACTTGGTTTTGGATAGTTCTTGTTACTGACATTGTTTTATTTTACCCAACAATTATATTGGGAACTATAATCGCTAACGCAATCTTTGCTGCATATATAAATAAAAAGCATGTGATTTATCTGCTTAATAAAGGTTGGCAACCATCTGACAAAAACTCAGAGAATATTATAAAAAATTCCTATTCCCTTCCAATTAGGAAAAATATAAAGACTAAAGAACAAAAAAATAAGCAACATGATGACTTCAATCCTAACAAAGAAAATCCACCAGAAAAAATAGATAGCAATATTAACCGAAATAAAGAAGGAATAGTAAAACCCAGCGAAAATGAAATAAAAGACATTAAGCTAAACTCTAGTTCGCAAAAATCAATTCAACAAGAAGAAACCAAACCTAACAACCATAGTTCTGATCAATCAGAAAAAAATATTAATGAAATTAAAAGAAGCCCCAGCAATGTTAAGATTCATCGCAGATGGAAACCATATTATAATTATATGGTTTTAGATATTGAAACAACCGGGTTAAATCCAGTAGATAATGACATTATTCAAATTAGTGCAATTAGATACATAGATGATAAACCCGTAAAAACGTTTAATCACTACGTTCAACCACAAAATGATGAAATATCACCTAAAATATATTCTTTAACAGGAATATCAAATGATGATGTAAAAAGTGGTCTATCACTTAATGATGCATTAACAGAATTAGAGGTGTTTTATAACAGCAATATGAAACCAGCTATCATTGGTCACAATATAGACTTTGATATAACCTTTTTAACTCAAAAAGGTGTAAATATTTCAGAAATTACAATAGAAGATACTCTTTTAATGGCAAAACAAGCACAAAAGGATTTGAGCTTACCTAACAACAAGCTAGAAACACTTAAAGATTATTTTGGTATAAAAAATGGATCTCATAATTCATTAAACGATGTAAAAACAACAGCAATTGTTTATCAAAAACTAAGAGACAAGGGATATAAACCAAAGAAAATTACAACTAAAAAAAGTAGTGAGAATAAATCTAATCCCTATGGTTACTATATGCGATCTAAAGTGACAAAATCTTCAGCTATAGGCCAGGCCATTTTAGAAAAATCAAATAAAAGTGCAAAAAAATTAAATGATTTAAATTTTGCTATAACTGGTAATTTATTTGAACTAAGTCGTGATGATGCTAAAAAAGCAATTGAAAATAAAGGTGGAATATTTAAATCCGGTATGTCATCAAAAGTAAATTATTTAGTAGTTGGTGTTGAAGATAAAAATGTTGTTGGAGAAGATGGAAAGTCCACAAAAATGAGAAAAGCTGAAGAGTTAATTGCAAAAGGATATCCAATTAAAATGATTAATGAAGATCAATTTTTAGAATTGCTAAAATAA
- a CDS encoding DUF1516 family protein — MLILLLLISWGLLLIATVWGILIHQDKQVVKALIICRCLYLVILVLEVLLGFQQFAHHPGLVSASFILTVVAVSLIDITFQRKFMGLLSIAVAGATLISIVIAIGLLIPFS; from the coding sequence ATGTTAATTTTATTGCTTTTAATCAGTTGGGGACTCTTACTGATAGCTACAGTTTGGGGCATCCTAATTCACCAGGACAAACAGGTTGTCAAAGCCCTCATTATTTGTCGCTGCTTGTACCTCGTGATTCTTGTGTTAGAAGTCCTGTTGGGCTTCCAACAATTCGCTCACCATCCCGGACTAGTCAGCGCGAGCTTTATCCTGACAGTGGTTGCGGTTTCTCTAATCGACATTACCTTTCAACGCAAATTTATGGGGTTGCTTTCCATCGCGGTGGCTGGAGCCACGCTGATTAGTATTGTCATCGCCATCGGCCTGCTAATCCCGTTCTCGTAA
- a CDS encoding VTT domain-containing protein gives MHFLIDFILHIDKHLIYLVNVFGDWTYLILFLIIFVETGAVILPFLPGDSLLFAAAALSANAQYGLNIWIFVILFLIASILGDSLNFMIGRKVGMNITKNHFFGRFIKEKDLAKARSFFDKYGAVAIFIARFIPIVRTFAPFVAASSDYSYRKFIKYNLAACFAWVILCCGGGYFFGNIPFVQEHFSVVVLSIIGISLIPAVLGLLKERFSAKK, from the coding sequence ATGCATTTTCTTATTGATTTCATTTTACACATCGACAAACATTTGATTTATCTCGTTAACGTTTTCGGAGACTGGACCTATTTAATCCTGTTCTTGATTATCTTCGTTGAAACGGGAGCTGTCATTCTTCCCTTTCTTCCGGGTGATTCCCTCCTCTTTGCCGCAGCGGCCCTTTCCGCTAACGCCCAATATGGCCTCAACATCTGGATCTTTGTAATCCTTTTTCTGATTGCTTCCATTCTAGGGGATTCGCTCAACTTCATGATTGGGCGCAAGGTGGGGATGAACATCACCAAAAACCATTTTTTCGGCAGATTCATTAAAGAAAAAGACCTCGCCAAAGCCCGATCTTTCTTTGATAAGTATGGTGCCGTAGCGATTTTTATTGCCCGCTTTATCCCAATTGTCAGAACCTTTGCCCCCTTCGTCGCTGCTAGTAGTGACTACAGTTACCGCAAGTTCATTAAATATAACTTAGCAGCCTGCTTTGCCTGGGTAATCCTCTGCTGTGGAGGTGGTTACTTCTTCGGTAACATTCCCTTTGTTCAGGAACACTTTTCGGTGGTAGTCCTTTCCATCATCGGAATTTCCTTAATCCCAGCTGTGCTCGGTCTGTTAAAGGAGCGCTTCTCCGCTAAAAAATAA
- a CDS encoding ion channel: MKSLPWEKIKIIYNVAIISLAIISLVLTLLNFADVISLVNEPYQTIDFIIWIAFIFDYVSGLLISKNKWTFFKTHLFDLLAIIPVNLFSTFKLFKAAKLTKFIRLFKFIGVFGKLKTRLTKFLTTNGFIYLLGTCLIILVISAVIYSFSEKISFDNALWWSITTSTTVGYGDISPHTKIGKIIAIILMLVGVGFVGMLTSTLTTFFSGEHHRSNADEIRKYKSLLDDGIITKAEFAAKKKQLLKL; the protein is encoded by the coding sequence ATGAAAAGTTTACCCTGGGAAAAAATAAAAATTATTTATAATGTAGCCATCATTAGCTTAGCCATTATTTCGTTAGTGCTAACGTTATTAAATTTCGCTGATGTAATTAGTTTAGTAAACGAACCATACCAAACGATTGACTTTATCATTTGGATTGCATTTATTTTTGACTACGTTAGTGGTTTATTAATTTCCAAAAATAAATGGACCTTTTTCAAAACTCATTTATTTGATTTGTTAGCAATCATTCCAGTCAATCTATTTTCCACATTCAAGCTCTTCAAAGCTGCTAAATTAACAAAATTTATTAGACTATTTAAATTTATTGGTGTATTTGGCAAATTAAAAACCAGATTAACCAAATTTCTAACGACCAATGGCTTTATTTATTTGCTAGGGACTTGTTTAATTATTCTGGTGATTTCGGCTGTTATCTATTCTTTCTCTGAAAAAATTTCATTCGACAACGCCTTATGGTGGTCGATTACAACCTCAACCACCGTTGGCTATGGAGATATTAGTCCCCACACTAAAATTGGAAAAATTATCGCCATCATCTTAATGTTAGTCGGAGTCGGCTTTGTGGGAATGCTAACTAGCACCCTCACCACTTTCTTTTCAGGAGAACACCACCGCTCTAATGCTGATGAAATCAGAAAATACAAATCCCTCTTAGACGATGGCATCATTACCAAAGCGGAATTTGCAGCAAAGAAAAAACAGTTACTAAAGCTTTAG
- a CDS encoding fluoride efflux transporter FluC, which produces MFFTLIFGSGLGALSRSTITNHLKTHRLGQFATLCVNLLGCLIGGMLLGVNPTSLFAILFLGFIGGFTTYSTFNGELAGLYFQRRYGRCLGYLLVSYGGGLLACYLGYLLI; this is translated from the coding sequence ATGTTTTTCACACTCATCTTTGGTAGCGGCCTCGGCGCCCTTAGTCGTTCGACAATCACTAACCATCTGAAAACTCACCGGTTAGGTCAATTTGCTACCCTGTGCGTTAATCTCCTTGGTTGTCTTATTGGTGGAATGTTATTGGGTGTTAACCCCACTTCTCTATTCGCAATCCTCTTCCTGGGCTTTATCGGCGGTTTTACGACCTACTCCACCTTTAACGGTGAATTAGCCGGCCTTTACTTTCAACGGCGATACGGGCGTTGTTTGGGCTATTTATTAGTAAGTTATGGTGGAGGCCTGTTAGCTTGCTACCTGGGATACTTGCTGATTTAA
- a CDS encoding carboxylate--amine ligase, whose translation MKATVPNFTPILLGSDFNVYGMARSFYALYGQPVRAIAEQQLAPTRFSKIVDLTLVPGFSEDPAWITEMKKLKQEYASHSEPVILIGCSDGYAELIAKHKDELADVFICPYVNYQLLKQLNNKESFYQLCEQYGLPYPGTKIISKADYHKHQIAQPFGYPVAVKPANSVEWLDIRFEGRKKAFIIHNEAEYRTVIGKIFDNGYQSDVIVQDFIPGDDSNMRVVNAYVDRHHQVKMMNLGHPLLEDPAPGAIGNYVAILPEYNEAIYQQLQQFLEQIEYVGYADFDLKWDERDHTYKVFEINLRQGRSSFYVTLNGCNLAQYLVEDYVLDTLSDQPLVLGNQDPAQWQLWLGVSKRTFKQYARKNQDQATAMDLIRRGDYGTTFWYRKDANFLRWLLWKWMDHKYAQSFAKYFHLEKG comes from the coding sequence ATGAAAGCTACAGTACCAAATTTTACTCCAATCCTATTAGGGAGTGACTTTAACGTTTATGGAATGGCACGTTCTTTTTATGCGTTATATGGGCAGCCGGTGCGGGCAATTGCTGAACAGCAACTCGCGCCCACCCGCTTTTCTAAGATCGTCGATTTAACCCTGGTCCCTGGGTTTAGTGAGGATCCCGCGTGGATCACGGAAATGAAAAAATTGAAGCAGGAGTACGCGAGCCACAGCGAACCAGTTATTTTGATCGGTTGTAGTGATGGGTATGCGGAACTAATTGCGAAACATAAGGATGAACTAGCGGACGTTTTCATTTGTCCTTACGTTAATTACCAGCTTTTAAAACAGCTGAATAATAAAGAAAGCTTTTATCAATTATGTGAGCAATATGGGTTACCTTATCCGGGAACTAAAATCATTTCCAAAGCGGATTATCATAAGCATCAGATTGCCCAACCCTTTGGCTACCCAGTGGCGGTTAAGCCGGCCAATAGTGTTGAGTGGTTAGACATTCGGTTTGAAGGGCGCAAGAAGGCGTTTATCATTCATAATGAAGCCGAATACCGGACGGTGATTGGCAAAATTTTTGATAACGGCTACCAGTCAGATGTGATTGTTCAAGACTTTATCCCGGGTGATGATAGCAACATGCGGGTCGTCAATGCCTACGTTGATCGCCACCATCAGGTTAAAATGATGAATCTGGGACACCCGCTGTTAGAGGATCCGGCGCCCGGGGCAATTGGGAACTACGTGGCCATTTTGCCTGAGTATAATGAAGCCATTTACCAACAACTGCAACAATTTTTAGAACAAATTGAGTACGTCGGCTACGCGGATTTTGACTTAAAGTGGGACGAACGCGACCACACCTATAAGGTGTTTGAAATCAACCTCCGCCAGGGTCGGAGTAGTTTTTACGTTACTTTAAATGGTTGTAATTTAGCCCAGTACCTCGTTGAGGACTATGTACTAGATACCTTAAGTGATCAACCGCTGGTGCTTGGCAATCAAGACCCCGCTCAGTGGCAACTTTGGTTGGGCGTTTCTAAACGGACCTTTAAACAGTATGCGCGCAAGAACCAGGATCAAGCGACCGCCATGGATTTGATTCGACGCGGAGACTACGGGACAACCTTTTGGTATCGAAAGGATGCGAACTTCCTCCGCTGGTTACTGTGGAAGTGGATGGATCATAAGTACGCGCAGAGTTTTGCCAAATACTTTCACTTAGAAAAAGGATGA